A single Mangifera indica cultivar Alphonso chromosome 20, CATAS_Mindica_2.1, whole genome shotgun sequence DNA region contains:
- the LOC123204300 gene encoding MDIS1-interacting receptor like kinase 2-like — protein MGLSALQRVSSLVFLLLFVVMSHSSPDVASNSTQEALALLKWKSSLQNQSHSLLSSWTLSSVNPTNTSTHLETKISPCTWFGISCNRAGSITSINLTSASLKGTLHELSFSLFPNLAHLDLSGNKLFGVIPPQISHLKNIEVFYLSSNKLYGSIPKEIGNLNSLTDLALEENQLSGFIPHTIGNLTNLKLLYLHTNNLSGVIPEEIGNLKFISDLELSTNQLSGPIPRSIGNLSNLKVLYLYSNNLFGTIPEEIGKLKFILDLELGENELSGSIPRSIGNLSSLKVLYLNSNNLSGIIPEAICNLKFISDLALSTNQLSGPIPHSIGNLSNLKALHLHINNLFGVIPKEIGNLQFISNLDLSTNQLSGPIPHPIVNLSNLEFLYLHTNNLSGIILYEVGNLLKLVKLELAYNHFTGYLPRNICRSGSLIHFSVGENNFLGRIPQDLRDCKSLIRVRLQNNQFIGNISEDFGVYPNLTFIDLSHNKFYGEISSSWGRCSQLGTLNVSGNNITGTIVSQIQNFVKLHELDLSSNHLIGEIPMELRKLTSLNKLVLTGNQLSGGIPSEVGLLTELEYLDLSINRLGKSIPGELGNLSRLHYLNLRNNQFSLEIPFQLGDLIQLSELDLSHNSLDGEIPSQICKMESLEYLNLSYNNLSGFIPSCFEDMHGLSRIDISYNRLHGPIPNNKAFRNAPIEALQGNKGLCGNVSGFTPCNNTFTSQKHVLGKRLVISFVALGALALLIVVTIMFFCFRGNKQELPKEHRRVNKDKFLSVLNFDGKTMFEEIVSATENFDAKYCIGSGGSGSVYRAQVLSGVIFAVKKFHSFHLDEVNEQKEFLNEIRSLSEIRHRNIVKFFGFCIHSQHFLSIYEYLEKGSLATFLNNEATARELDWGKRVNILKGVAEALSYLHHGCSQPVVHRDISSKNVLLDSKYKAHVSDFGIAKFLKPDSSNWTQLAGTYGYIAPELAYTTTITEKCDVYSFGVLALEVIKGNHPGDIIPSLSSSFTWENMLLNNILDPRLPLPSPIVQDQLMVVIKLAIDCLGTNPKYRPTMDMVSHMF, from the exons ATGGGATTGTCAGCTTTGCAGAGAGTTTCTTCACTTGTTTTCCTGCTCTTGTTTGTTGTTATGTCTCATTCTTCACCTGATGTTGCTTCTAATTCTACTCAAGAAGCACTAGCTCTTCTCAAATGGAAATCCAGCCTTCAAAACCAGAGCCATTCTCTTCTGTCATCATGGACTCTTTCTTCTGTCAATCCCACAAATACTTCTACCCACCTCGAAACCAAGATAAGTCCATGTACTTGGTTTGGAATCTCTTGCAATCGTGCTGGAAGTATCACAAGTATTAACTTGACTAGTGCAAGTCTAAAAGGCACACTTCATGAACTTTCTTTCTCATTATTTCCCAATCTTGCACACCTTGATCTAAGTGGGAATAAACTCTTTGGTGTCATCCCTCCTCAAATCAGTCACCTAAAAAATATAGAGGTCTTTTACCTCTCTTCAAATAAGTTATATGGCTCTATTCCTAAAGAAATAGGCAACTTGAACTCCCTAACAGATTTAGCTTTGGAAGAAAATCAATTGAGTGGCTTTATTCCTCATACCATTGGAAACCTGACTAACTTAAAACTTTTATACCTCCACACCAATAACCTTTCTGGTGTCATTCCTGAGGAGATAGGCAACTTGAAGTTCATTTCAGATCTAGAGTTGAGTACAAATCAATTGAGTGGTCCTATTCCTCGCTCCATTGGAAACTTGAGCAATTTGAAAGTTTTGTACCTTTATAGCAACAACCTCTTTGGCACCATTCCTGAGGAGATAGGTAAGTTAAAGTTCATTTTGGATTTAGAGTTGGGTGAAAATGAACTAAGTGGTTCTATTCCTCGCTCCATTGGAAACTTGAGTAGTTTGAAAGTTTTATACCTTAATAGCAACAACCTCTCTGGCATCATTCCTGAGGCAATATGCAACTTAAAGTTCATTTCAGATTTAGCGTTGTCTACAAATCAACTGAGTGGTCCTATTCCTCATTCCATTGGAAACCTGAGCAATTTGAAAGCTTTACACCTCCACATCAATAACCTTTTTGGTGTCATTCCTAAGGAGATAGGCAACTTGCAGTTTATTTCCAATCTAGATTTGAGTACAAACCAATTGAGTGGTCCTATTCCTCACCCCATTGTAAACCTGAGCAATTTGGAATTTTTATACCTCCATACCAATAACCTTTCTGGAATCATTCTATATGAAGTTGGAAATCTCTTGAAGTTGGTTAAACTAGAGTTGGCTTATAATCACTTTACTGGTTATCTTCCTCGTAATATTTGTCGAAGTGGATCACTTATCCACTTTTCTGTTGGTGAGAACAATTTTCTTGGTCGTATCCCCCAAGATTTGAGAGATTGCAAAAGCTTAATTAGAGTCCGCCTCCAAAACAACCAATTTATTGGAAACATTTCTGAAGATTTTGGTGTCTATCCAAATCTTACTTTCATAGATCTTAGTCACAACAAATTTTATGGTGAAATCTCGTCTTCTTGGGGAAGGTGCTCTCAGTTAGGTACTTTAAATGTCTCTGGAAACAATATTACTGGGACCATTGtgtcacaaattcaaaatttcgtCAAACTACATGAACTTGAcctttcttcaaatcatttaattGGAGAGATTCCAATGGAACTTAGAAAGCTGACTTCTCTTAACAAGCTTGTTTTAACAGGGAATCAACTCTCTGGAGGTATACCTAGTGAAGTTGGCCTACTCACAGAACTTGAGTACCTTGACTTGTCCATAAATAGATTAGGCAAGTCAATCCCAGGAGAATTAGGGAACCTGTCAAGATTGCACTACTTGAATTTGAGAAATAATCAGTTTAGTCTTGAAATTCCATTTCAATTGGGTGATTTGATTCAACTCTCAGAACTAGATTTGAGTCACAATTCACTCGACGGAGAGATACCGTCTCAGATTTGTAAAATGGAGAGTTTAGAATATCTAAATCTTTCCTACAATAACCTTTCTGGTTTCATCCCAAGTTGTTTTGAAGATATGCATGGATTGTCACGTATTGACATATCTTATAATAGGTTACATGGTCCAATTCCCAACAACAAAGCTTTTCGAAATGCTCCAATTGAAGCATTACAAGGGAATAAAGGATTGTGTGGCAATGTAAGTGGATTTACACCTTGCAATAACACTTTCACTTCACAAAAGCACGTCTTAGGAAAGAGGTTGGTAATTTCCTTTGTTGCTTTGGGAGCACTTGCTCTTCTAATTGTTGTGACAATAATGTTCTTTTGTTTTCGAGGAAATAAACAAGAGTTACCGAAAGAACATAGAAGGGTGAATAAGGATAAATTTCTTTCggtattaaattttgatggaaaaacaatgtttgaagaaattgtaagtGCAACAGAGAATTTTGATGCCAAGTATTGCATCGGGAGTGGTGGGTCTGGTAGTGTTTACAGAGCACAAGTTCTATCAGGGGTTATTTTTGCAGTAAAGAAATTTCACTCATTTCATCTTGACGAGGTAAATGAACAAAAAgagtttttaaatgaaataaggTCATTATCAGAGATACGACACCGAaatattgtgaaattttttggtttttgtataCATTCTCAACACTTTCTTTCAATTTATGAGTATCTTGAAAAAGGTAGCTTGGCTACATTCTTGAATAATGAAGCTACAGCAAGAGAATTGGATTGGGGTAAAAGAGTAAATATCTTAAAAGGTGTGGCTGAAGCCTTGTCTTACCTGCACCATGGTTGCTCCCAACCAGTAGTCCATCGAGACATATCAAGCAAAAATGTGTTGTTGGATTCAAAATATAAAGCTCATGTTTCAGACTTTGGAATTGCAAAATTTCTCAAGCCAGACTCATCTAATTGGACACAACTTGCAGGCACATATGGGTATATTGCACCAG AATTGGCTTACACAACAACGATAACTGAGAAATGCGATGTATATAGCTTTGGAGTGTTAGCATTAGAAGTGATAAAAGGAAATCATCCTGGTGATATCATTCCTTCTCTATCCTCTTCTTTCACTTGGGAGAACATGTTGTTGAACAATATTTTGGATCCACGTCTTCCACTTCCTTCGCCTATTGTTCAAGATCAACTAATGGTAGTCATAAAGCTAGCAATTGATTGCTTGGGTACCAATCCAAAGTACAGGCCAACCATGGACATGGTTTCTCATATGTTTTGA
- the LOC123204299 gene encoding probable leucine-rich repeat receptor-like protein kinase At1g35710, whose protein sequence is MGLSALQGVFSLVFLLLFVVMSHSSPDVASNSTQEALALLKWKASLQNHKNSLLSSWTLSSVNATNTSTHLKTKMSPCTWFGISCNRVGSITSINLTSASLKGTLHELSFSLFPNLVQLDLSMNELFGVIPPQISHLKNMEVLYLQFNKLSGSIPKEIGNLNSLTDLVLGENQLSDSIPPSIGNLSNLKALYLDTNNLSGVIPEEIGNLKFISKLDLSENQLSGPIPYSIGNLTNLKVLYLDSNNLSGTILEAIGNLKFISDLELSTNQLSGLIPHSIGNLSNLKVLDLHSNNLSGTIPEAIGNLKFISDLELSANQLSGLIPHSIGNLSNLKVLYLHSNNLSGTIPEAIGNLKFISDLELSTNQLSGPIPHSIGNLSNLKVLYLHSNNLSGTIPEAIGNLKFISDLALSINQLSGLIPHSIGNLTNLKVLYLHSNNLYGTIPKVIGNLKFISDLALNINQLSGSIPHSIGNLSNLKVLFFHSNNLSGTIPEAIGNLKFISDLELSTNQLSGPIPHSIGNLSNLKVLYLHRNNLSGTIPEAIGNLKFISDLELSTNQLSGHIPHSIGNLSNLKVLYLHSNNLSGTIPEAIGNLKFISDLVLSTNQLSGLIPHSIGNLSNLKFLYLHTNNLSGIIPYEVGNLFKLVVLELAYNHFTGYLPRYICQSGSLTHFSVGENNLLGHILQDLRDCKSLIRVRLEKNQFIGNISEDFGVYPNLTFIDLSHNKFYGEISSTWGRCSRLGTLNVSGNNITGSIVPQIQNSIKLHELDLSSNHLIGEIPKELTKLTSLNKLVLTGNQLSGGIPSEVGLLTELEYLDLSINRLGKSIPGELGNLSRLHYLNLRNNQFSLEIPFQLGDLIQLSELDLSHNSLEGEIPSQICKMESLEYLNLSCNNLSGFIPSCFEDMHGLSRIDISYNGLHGPIPNNKAFRDAPIEALQGNKGLCGNVIGLTPCNNSLTSQKHVLGKRLVISFVTLGALALLIVVTIMFFCFQRKKQELPKEHRQLNKDKFLSVLNFDGKTMFEEIVSATENFDAKYCIGSGGSGSVYRAQVLSGVIFAIKKFHSFHLDEVDDQKEFLNEIRALTEIRHRNIVKFFGFCVHSQHFLLVYEYLEKGSLVTFLNNEATAKELDWGKRVNILKGVAKALSYLHDGCSLPIVHRDISTKNVLLDSEYEAHVSDFGIAKFLKPDSSNWTQLAGTYGYIAPELAYTTKVTEKCDVYSFGVLALEVIKGNHPGDIIPSLSSSFTWENMLLNNISDPRLPLPSPAVQDHLMVVIKLAIDCLGDNPKYRPTMDAVSRMF, encoded by the exons ATGGGGTTGTCAGCTTTGCAGGGagttttttcacttgttttcCTGCTCTTGTTTGTTGTTATGTCTCATTCTTCACCTGATGTTGCTTCTAATTCTACTCAAGAAGCACTAGCTCTTCTCAAATGGAAAGCCAGCCTTCAAAACCACAAAAATTCTCTTCTGTCATCATGGACTCTTTCTTCTGTCAATGCCACAAACACTTCTACCCACCTCAAAACCAAGATGAGTCCATGTACTTGGTTTGGAATCTCTTGCAATCGTGTTGGAAGTATCACAAGTATTAACTTGACCAGTGCAAGTCTAAAAGGTACACTTCATGAACTATCTTTCTCATTATTTCCCAATCTTGTACAACTTGATCTAAGCATGAATGAGCTTTTTGGTGTCATCCCTCCTCAAATCAGTCACCTAAAAAATATGGAGGTCCTTTACCTCCAATTTAATAAGTTATCTGGCTCCATTCCTAAAGAAATAGGCAACTTGAACTCCCTAACAGATTTAGTTTTGGGAGAAAATCAATTGAGTGACTCTATCCCTCCTTCCATTGGAAACCTGAGTAACTTAAAAGCTTTATACCTCGACACCAACAACCTTTCTGGTGTCATTCCTGAGGAAATAGGCAACTTGAAGTTTATTTCGAAACTAGATTTAAGTGAAAACCAACTGAGTGGTCCTATTCCTTATTCCATTGGAAACCTAAccaatttgaaagttttatacCTTGATAGCAACAACCTTTCTGGCACCATTCTTGAGGCAATAGGCAACTTAAAGTTCATTTCAGATCTAGAGTTGAGTACAAATCAACTGAGTGGTCTTATTCCTCATTCCATTGGAAACTTGagcaatttgaaagttttagacCTTCATAGCAACAACCTCTCTGGCACCATTCCTGAGGCAATAGGCAACTTAAAGTTCATTTCAGATCTAGAGTTGAGTGCAAATCAACTGAGTGGTCTTATTCCTCATTCTATTGGAAACTTGagcaatttgaaagttttatacCTTCATAGCAACAACCTCTCTGGCACCATTCCTGAGGCAATAGGCAACTTAAAGTTCATTTCAGATCTAGAGTTGAGTACAAATCAACTGAGTGGTCCTATTCCTCATTCCATTGGAAACTTGagcaatttgaaagttttatacCTTCATAGCAACAACCTCTCTGGCACCATTCCTGAGGCAATAGGCAACTTAAAGTTCATTTCAGATCTAGCGTTGAGTATAAATCAACTGAGTGGTCTTATTCCTCATTCCATTGGAAACCTGAccaatttgaaagttttatacCTTCATAGCAACAACCTCTATGGCACCATTCCTAAGGTAATAGGCAACTTAAAGTTCATTTCAGATCTAGCATTGAATATCAATCAATTGAGTGGGTCTATTCCTCATTCCATTGGAAACCTGagcaatttgaaagttttattttttcacagcAACAACCTTTCTGGCACCATTCCTGAGGCAATAGGCAACTTAAAGTTCATTTCAGATCTAGAGTTGAGTACAAATCAACTGAGTGGTCCTATTCCTCATTCCATTGGAAACTTGagcaatttgaaagttttatacCTTCATAGAAACAACCTCTCTGGCACCATTCCTGAGGCAATAGGCAACTTAAAGTTCATTTCAGATCTAGAGTTGAGTACAAATCAACTGAGTGGTCATATTCCTCATTCCATTGGAAACTTGagcaatttgaaagttttatacCTTCATAGCAACAACCTCTCTGGCACCATTCCTGAGGCAATAGGCAACTTAAAGTTCATTTCAGATCTAGTTTTGAGTACAAACCAACTGAGTGGTCTTATTCCTCACTCCATTGGAAACTTgagtaatttgaaatttttatatcttCATACCAATAACCTTTCTGGAATCATTCCATATGAAGTTGGAAATCTCTTTAAGTTGGTTGTACTAGAGTTGGCTTATAATCACTTTACTGGTTATCTTCCTCGTTACATTTGTCAAAGTGGATCACTTACCCACTTTTCTGTTGGTGAGAACAATTTGCTTGGTCATATCCTCCAAGATTTGAGGGATTGCAAAAGCTTAATTAGAGTTCGCCTCGAAAAGAACCAATTTATTGGAAACATTTCTGAAGATTTTGGTGTCTATCCAAATCTTACTTTCATAGATCTTAGTCACAACAAATTTTATGGTGAAATCTCATCTACTTGGGGAAGGTGCTCTCGCTTAGGTACTTTAAATGTCTCTGGAAACAATATTACTGGGAGTATTGTgccacaaattcaaaattcGATCAAATTACATGAACTTGAcctttcttcaaatcatttaattGGAGAGATTCCAAAGGAACTTACAAAGTTGACTTCTCTTAACAAGCTCGTTTTAACGGGGAATCAACTTTCTGGAGGTATACCTAGTGAAGTTGGTCTACTCACAGAACTTGAATACCTTGACTTGTCCATAAATAGATTAGGCAAGTCAATCCCAGGGGAATTAGGGAACCTGTCAAGATTGCACTACTTGAATTTGAGAAACAATCAGTTTAGTCTCGAAATTCCATTTCAATTGGGTGATTTGATTCAACTCTCGGAACTAGACTTGAGTCACAATTCACTCGAAGGAGAGATACCGTCTCAGATTTGTAAAATGGAGAGTTTAGAATATCTAAATCTTTCCTGCAATAACCTTTCTGGTTTCATCCCAAGTTGTTTTGAAGATATGCATGGATTGTCACGCATTGACATATCTTATAATGGGTTACATGGTCCAATTCCTAACAATAAAGCATTTCGAGATGCTCCAATTGAAGCATTACAAGGGAATAAAGGATTGTGTGGCAATGTTATTGGATTGACACCTTGCAATAACAGTCTCACTTCACAAAAGCACGTCCTAGGAAAGAGGTTGGTAATTTCCTTTGTTACATTGGGAGCACTTGCTCTTCTAATTGTTGTGACAATAATGTTCTTTTGTTTTCAGAGAAAGAAACAAGAGTTACCGAAAGAACATAGACAGTTGAATAAGGATAAATTTCTTTCggtattaaattttgatggaaaaacaatgtttgaagaaattgtaagtGCAACAGAGAATTTTGATGCCAAGTATTGCATCGGGAGTGGTGGGTCTGGCAGTGTTTACAGAGCACAAGTTCTATCAGGGGTTATTTTTGCAATAAAGAAATTTCACTCATTTCATCTTGATGAGGTAGATGACCAAAAAGAGTTTTTGAATGAAATAAGGGCATTAACGGAGATACGACATCgaaatattgtaaaattttttggtttttgtgtaCATTCTCAACACTTTCTTTTAGTTTATGAGTATCTTGAAAAAGGTAGCTTGGTTACATTCTTGAATAATGAAGCTACAGCAAAAGAATTGGATTGGGGTAAAAGAGTAAATATCTTAAAAGGTGTGGCTAAAGCCTTGTCGTACCTCCACGATGGTTGCTCCCTACCAATAGTCCATCGAGACATATCAACCAAAAATGTGTTGTTAGATTCAGAATATGAAGCTCATGTTTCAGACTTTGGAATTGCAAAATTTCTCAAGCCAGACTCATCCAATTGGACACAACTTGCAGGCACATATGGATACATTGCACCag AACTGGCTTACACGACGAAAGTAACTGAGAAATGCGATGTATATAGCTTTGGAGTGTTAGCATTAGAAGTGATAAAAGGAAATCATCCTGGCGATATCATTCCTTCTCTATCCTCTTCTTTCACTTGGGAGAACATGTTGTTGAACAATATTTCGGATCCACGTCTTCCACTTCCTTCGCCTGCTGTTCAAGATCACCTAATGGTAGTCATAAAGCTAGCAATTGATTGCTTGGGTGACAACCCAAAATACAGGCCAACCATGGACGCGGTTTCTCGTATGTTTTGA
- the LOC123204298 gene encoding DNAJ protein JJJ1 homolog gives MASLKRRLYEVLSLTVNASPEEIRSAYKKLALQRHPGKLLQSGLTHDQATAEFQELNDAYGVLSDQKQRAWYDSHRPRLSAFFGYSDSGNRFYKDSYFVDKIPVLFFNFSSSPAFLAFSGYSDSGNRFYKGSYFVDKIQKYELDFVQYCGGLPLEREELKRAYNDRMRKLAKLVRKKDKRVIDWLRMVNEHRKKIEFWRSRSISVRYVEKNFRGRSVSNG, from the exons ATGGCGTCTTTAAAACGACGCCTATACGAGGTGCTCAGCCTCACCGTCAACGCCTCGCCGGAAGAAATTCGCTCCGCTTACAAGAAACTAGCCCTCCAACGTCACCCAGGCAAACTCCTCCAATCCGGCTTAACTCATGACCAAGCCACCGCTGAGTTCCAAGAACTCAACGACGCCTACGGTGTTCTCTCTGACCAGAAACAGCGCGCCTGGTATGATTCTCACCGC CCCCGCCTTTCTGCCTTTTTCGGATATTCGGATTCTGGTAACCGATTTTACAAAGACTCTTATTTTGTTGACAAGATTCCCGTgcttttcttcaatttctctaGTAGCCCCGCGTTTCTGGCCTTTTCTGGATATTCGGATTCTGGTAACCGATTTTACAAAGGCTCTTATTTTGTTGACAAGATTCAGAAGTATGAACTCGATTTC GTTCAGTACTGTGGTGGACTTCCTTTGGAGAGGGAGGAGTTGAAACGAGCGTATAATGACAGGATGAGAAAATTGGCGAAGTTAGTgagaaagaaagataaaagaGTGATTGACTGGCTGCGGATGGTAAATGAGCATAGGAAGAAGATTGAGTTTTGGAGATCGAGAAGTATTTCTGTGAGATATGTGGAGAAAAATTTCAGAGGGAGAAGCGTGAGCAATGGGTGA
- the LOC123204045 gene encoding S-adenosylmethionine carrier 1, chloroplastic/mitochondrial, producing the protein MPPASSQMEPTSSSNQFFVWREFLWGALAGAFGEGMMHPVDTVKTRIQSQAILSGSQNQKSILQMVRAVWVADGLQGFYRGVAPGVTGSLATGATYFGFIESTKKWIEETHPSLGGHWAHFISGAVGDTLGSFVYVPCEVMKQRMQVQGSKTSWNSIVGKDTPVKSGVAMYGYYTGMFQAGCSIWREQGLSGLYTGYWSTLARDVPFAGLMVMFYEALKGMTEYGKQRWIPNSDHYVNSSFEGLVLGGLAGGFAAYLTTPLDVIKTRMQVQGSTVSYKGWLDAVHRIWMIEGAKGMFRGSIPRITWYIPASALTFMAVEFLRDHFNGKLDNDFTEEVASLSIEKKESIREVA; encoded by the exons ATGCCCCCAGCTTCCTCTCAAATGGAACCTACTTCATCTTCTAATCAATTCTTCg TGTGGAGAGAGTTCTTGTGGGGAGCTCTTGCTGGGGCTTTTGGGGAAGGAATGATGCATCCAGTTGACACTGTAAAGACACGAATTCAAAGTCAAGCAATTCTCAGTGGAAGTCAG AACCAAAAGAGCATATTGCAGATGGTTAGAGCAGTTTGGGTTGCTGATGGACTACAAG GCTTTTATAGAGGTGTAGCTCCTGGGGTTACCGGATCTCTAGCCACCGGAGCAACATATTTTGGTTTCATAGAGTCCACCAAAAAGTGGATTGAAGAAACACATCCCAGTCTTGGGGGCCACTGGGCACATTTCATTTCTGGAGCTGTTG gAGATACTCTTGGTTCTTTTGTATATGTCCCATGCGAAGTTATGAAGCAGCGCATGCAGGTTCAAGGCTCAAAAACATCTTGGAATTCCATTGTTGGGAAAGACACCCCTGTGAAATCTGGTGTGGCAATGTATGGTTATTACACTGGAATGTTTCAAGCTGGTTGCTCAATATGGAGGGAGCAGGGGCTAAGTGGACTATATACTGG ATACTGGTCTACACTTGCAAGGGATGTTCCATTTGCTGGTCTCATG GTTATGTTCTATGAAGCCCTGAAAGGTATGACAGAATATGGGAAGCAAAGATGGATACCCAATTCAGATCACTACGTGAATAGTTCTTTTGAAGGACTTGTATTGGGAGGATTAGCTGGTG GTTTTGCTGCATATCTTACCACCCCCTTGGATGTCATCAAAACAAGAATGCAAGTACAGGGATCAACTGTAAG TTACAAGGGCTGGTTGGATGCGGTTCATAGGATCTGGATGATAGAAGGCGCCAAGGGAATGTTCAGAGGAAGCATCCCAAGGATCACTTGGTATATTCCGGCCTCTGCCCTCACCTTCATGGCTGTTGAGTTCCTCAGAGACCATTTTAACGGAAAATTAGATAATGATTTTACTGAAGAAGTTGCAAGCTTGTCCATAGAGAAAAAAGAATCCATACGAGAAGTGGCATAG